In the genome of Bacteroides mediterraneensis, the window ACGTTACGAGAAAGGTATCGGAAAATGGATTTTCAAGAAACTGGCAGCCGACCCTATTTATGTATCGACGGTCAATCCGGAAACCCGTACCAAGATTGCCAGCAATTTGCTGCGTGAAAACGGTTTCTTCCAAGGAAACGTAACGGTAAAAGTAGATACGGCCAAAAATCCCAAGAAGGCAAAACTACTGTATACCATTTATACGGGACAACGTTATAAACTGGATTCCATAAGTTATGTTGGGTTCTCAGGAAAAGCCGACACATTGATTCAGAAATTCTATGAAGAACGATTGCTCAAAAAAGAGGATGATTTCTCGGTCAACAAGCTGAATGAGGAAAGGAACCGCCTGGTGGAATTGTTCCGCAACAACGGATATTACTATTACCGCTCCGACTTTATCTCTTTTTTGGCAGATACCTTAATCCGTCCGGGATATGTGAACTTAAAAATCGTACAAAAACAGAATATACCGGAAGAAGGACTGCAAACATACTACATCGGAAACACGAAAATTAACCTGATCGGACATAACGGCGAATTGCCGGAAGATTCATTGAATTTCCACAACTTCACCATCCGCTATGCCGGAAAAAGACCAGGCATACGGTATGGAGTGCTTCGCCGGCGTTTCCTCTACCGTAGCGGAGAAACGTACTCGCAAATACGTCAGGACTATACACAACAGGCTTTGTCACGACTGGGGGTATTCAAGTTCAATGACTTCAAATATACTCCCCGCCGGGGGACAGATACGCTGGACATTGATGTCAATGCCATGTTCGACCTGCCTTACGACAGTGAACTGGAACTGAATGTCACCACCAAAAGTACGAAACAGACAGGGCCCGGAGCAAAGTTCAATCTTTCAAAAAAGAATTTCAAAAGAATGGGAGCGTCATTGAACCTGGAATTGTCAGGATCTTACGAATGGCAGACCAGTTCTACGGTGGACGGTGAAAGTTCCGTAATGAATTCATACGAATTAGGAGCGGCGCTGTCACTGAACTTTCCCCGACTGATTCTTCCGTGGATACGAAACCGGGTAGACCCGTTCCGCTTCCCGTCGGAGACTAATTTCAAAATTTACGCCGAGCAATTGAACCGTGCACGTTATTTCAAGATGTTATCATTCGGAGGAACCGTGTCCTACAGTTTCCAACCCAAACGCAGCATCAAGCATACGGTCACACCGCTACATCTGGCTTTCAACACTTTACAGAACCGCACAGCCCGTTTCGATTCCATTGCAAACGCTAACCCGATGCTGTTCCACAGCTTGGATGACCAGTTTATTCCGTCGTTGACTTATACCGTGACCTACGACAACAGCTACCGGAAAAAGAAGAGCCAAGTGTGGTGGGAAAACTCATTAACCTCGGCGGGAAATGTCACATCCATGATTTATGCGGCATTCGGTCAAAAGTTCAGCACCAAAGAAAAGAAACTGTTGGGAACCCCGTTCGCACAATTCCTGAAATACTCTTCAGAAGTCAGGTTCCTGCACCATATCAGTGAAAAGCAGCAAGTAGCCGCACGCCTCATGGGAGGAGTCATCTGGGCATACGGAAACAAAACAATTGCACCCTACAGCGAGCAGTTTTATGTAGGAGGAGCCAACAGTATCCGTGCCTTCACGGTCCGATCCATTGGTCCCGGAAGGTTCCACCCCACGAACACTGCCAGTTATTCCTATGTGGATGAGACCGGTGATATCAAACTGGAGGCCAATCTGGAATACCGTTTCCGTATTCTATCGAATTTCATGGGAGGCAACCTGAACGGTGCCACTTTTCTGGATGCCGGTAACGTATGGCTTATGCGGAAAGATGAAGCACGCCCGGAAGCAGAATTCAGCCTGAACAATTTCTTCGACAGCATCGCACTGGGAACAGGAGTCGGCCTACGCTATGACCTTTCTTTCCTGATTCTTCGCTTGGATTTCGGAATCGCCCTTCACGTGCCCTATGATACAGGCAAAAGCGGCTATTACAACATTCCCAGATTCAAGGATGGAATGGGAATTCATTTTGCCATAGGATATCCATTCTAATCTCAGGCAATCGAATTGACAAGAAAATTTAATGTAATTACAGACTATGAAATCAAAATAATTGCCTACCTTTGCAGCGTTTTTTGAAGGTATTAAGGTTTGCGGAATGAATAAGTGGAAGATTTTTGCTTTTCTATCAATAATCACTCTTATGACATTATTCATAGGAGCTGACCTTTATACCCTCTATCCAAACTTCATACAAGAAGAAAGTGCAGTAAAAGAACAGACTGCAAACTGCATCCATTCACATCCGGACTATCCTACTTCAAAAGCAGTAGACCATCTGATTTCCAACGGGAAAGCACATATTCCACATAAATTCCTGTGCGTTCAAGCGCAAAAGGAGTTTGACGGGAAATTCTTTCTGACAGCTTGCTGTACCAGAGAAAATCTGGGGCACAGACCTCCTCTCTACTTATACACATCTTATCAGAAACATTCCAAACATCCTTATACACATTTAAATAGGATCTACTATTTATATACGCTCGAAAAAATCCTGATTTAATACTATCTAAGATTCTTCACTGTTCCAGATACACCATTTGAACAAACAGAGGTTTGACGTATCAGGGACAGTCACCCCTATTTATGTATCATCAAAAATTCTTAGATATATGTTTTTTACATTTATTATTGTAGTTATTCTGACAGCCGTCGTCCTTGTCGCTGCAGCTATGGCCATTGCGAAGCTACTTGCTCCAAGGTCATTCAATCCCCAGAAGGGAGAGCCCTACGAATGTGGTATCCCTACTCGCGGACAATCATGGGTACAGTTCAGAGCCGGTTACTACCTGTTCGCCATCCTGTTCCTGATGTTCGACATTGAAACGGTATTTCTTTTCCCATGGGCAGTGGTGGCAAGTCAGGTAGGAATATATGCACTGGTCAGTGTAGGATTCTTCTTGGTTGTCTTAATTTTGGGCCTGGCATACGCCTGGCGGAAAGGAGCGCTTGAATGGAAGTAAAGAAAGCAACCTCCATCCGTTCTATGAAGTACGAAGACTTCAAGAACAATGATTATTTGGAAGAGATGGTGCGCCGTCTGAACATGGACGGGGCAGGTATCATTTTAGGTACAGTAGACGAACTTATCAACTGGGGTAGAAGCAATTCTCTGTGGAGCCTTACCTTCGGAACCAGCTGTTGCGCCATAGAGTTCATGGCCTTGGGAGCAGCCCGCTATGACATGGCCCGCTTCGGATTTGAGGTAACCCGTAACTCTCCCCGTCAGGCAGACATGATCATGGTATTGGGAACCATCACCTACAAGATGGCTCCGGTATTAAAACGTCTGTACGACCAGATGGCCGAACCGAAATACGTGGTGGCTGTAGGCGGATGTACCATTTCCGGTGGTCCGTTCATCAAATCTTATCACGTAGTAAACGGAATTGACAAAATCATCCCGGTAGACGTATATATTCCAGGGTGTCCTCCACGGCCGGAAGCCTTCTTCTACGGAATGATGCAACTCCAGCGTAAAATCAAAGTGGAACGTTTCTTAGGAGGCGTAAACCGCAAAGAAAAAGAGGAATCAACCAAGTAAAAAAGAAAATGCAAATGGAAATTGAAAAAATAAAACGCATTACTCCTGAAGCAGAAATCAGCCAGGCTGGTGAAACAGTGGTCAAAATACCGGCAGACAAGCTGCATGCCACAGCCAAAGCCTTGCATGACGACAAAGAGGAGCCCATGGATTTCTTACGTGACATCGTAGGAATGGACTGGGGAGAAGAAGGGCTTGGAGCACTCTATCTTTTGGAGTCTACCCGCACAGGAGCCAGAATCATCCTCAAATCTGTAGCAGCCGACCGGGAAAAAGCATTTTTACCTACTGTGAGTGATTTGTGGAAAACGGCACTCATCAAAGAACGTGAAGTGTACGACTTTTTCGGTATCGTCTTCCTGAACCATCCGGATATGCGCCGCATCTTCCTGCGTGAAGACTGGAAAGGTTATCCGATGCGCAAGGATTATGACATGAACTCCAATCCGTTGCAGATGGACAACGAAGAGAACGCCGACCTTACCGACGAATACTTCCTCCACCCGGACGGTACACTCGAAGGACGCAAAAATGTAGTATTTGGAGAAGATGACTTCGTAGTGAACATCGGTCCTCAGCACCCTTCTACGCACGGTGTATTGCGTATGCGTACCTCACTCGACGGTGAAAACATACGCAAGATTGACCCGATTCTGGGCTATATCCACCGAGGTATCGAAAAGATGAACGAAAGCCTGACTTATCCGCAGACACTGGCACTGACCGACCGCCTGGATTACCTGAGCGCTCATCAGAACCGTCACGCTTTGTGCATGTGTATCGAAAAAGCAGCAGGAATCGAAATTCCGGAGCGTGCCTTGTACATCCGTACCATCATGGACGAACTGCAACGTATCGACTCACACCTGCTGTTCTATTCTTGCTTGGTGATGGATATGGGTGGACTGACCCCATTCTTCTATGGCTTCCGTGAACGTGAAATGATTCTGGATATCTTTGAAGAAACCACCGGAGGACGTCTGATTCAGAACTATAACATGATTGGTGGCGTACAGGCTGATATTCATCCCACTTTCCAGCAGAAAGTGAAGGAATTCATCAAGCACCTGCACAGTGTCATCCAGGACTATCACGACATCTTCACTTCCAACGTCATCGCCGACACCCGTCTGAAAGGCGTGGGAATCCTGTCAAAGGAAGATGCCATCTCACTGGGCTGTACAGGAGGTACCGGACGTGCTTCCGGATGGGCCAACGACGTGCGCAAGCATCATCCTTATGCCCTGTATGACAAGGTAGACTTCAAAGAAATCACTTATACAGAAGGAGATTCCTTTGCCCGTTACATGGTACGTATGGACGAAATCATGGAATCTTGCCACATCATCGAACAGCTGATTGACAACATTCCAGAAGGCGAATTCCGGGCGAAGACCAAACCTATCATCAAGTTGCCGGAAGGCGTGTTCACTTCCTCAGTAGAAACCAGCCGTGGAGAGTTCGACGTGGTGCTCGAGAGCCATGGAGACAAGGTGCCTTACCGTCTGCACTATCGTTCCACGGGACTTCCACTGGTCCATGCCATGGACACAATCTGCCGCGGAACAAAGATTGCGGACTTAATCGCCATTGGAGGTACACTCGACTTTGTCATTCCCGACATTGACCGATAATCTCCCGATGAAACAAGTGGACAATCATCACAGTAAAACTGAAAAATTAAAAGAAATATGTTTTTAGATTATTATAATTTCAGCCCGCTGCTCATGCAGATTCATGCCTTTCTGTGCAGTCTGATGCCCGAGTGGCTGGCACTTACCCTTGAAGGCCTCGTGGTCGGCGTGTTCATCCTTGTCATGTACGCCGTACTGGCCATCATCCTTATCTATATGGAGCGTAAAGTCTGTGCGGCTTTCCAGTGCCGTATCGGTCCGAACCGTGTAGGAGGAAAAGGCGGATTGCTACAGGTTCCGGCCGACGTATTGAAAATCCTGACCAAGGAAATCATCAGTCTGAAGAACTCCGACCATTTCCTGTACAACCTGGCTCCGTTTCTGGTCATTCTGGCCTCTATCCTTACCTTCTCCTGCCTGCCATGGAACAAGGGAGGGGAAATCCTGCACATGAACATCGGTATCTTCTTCGTGCTGGCGGCTTCTTCCATCGGCGTACTGGGTATCCTGCTGGCCGGATGGAGTAGTAACAGCAAATATACGCTGATTGGTGCCGTACGAAGTGGTGCCATGATTATCAGTTACGAACTTTCCATCGGCCTCAGCGTATTGACCATGGTAGTTATGAGCGGAGCCATGGACATCCAGACCATCGTAGAAGGACAGGCCAACGGATGGAACATTTTCAAAGGACATATCCCAGCCATCATGGCGTTCATCATCTATCTGATTGCCGGTAATGCAGAAGCCAACCGTGGCCCGTTCGACCTGGCCGAAGCGGAACAGGAGCTGACCGCCGGATACCATACGGAATATTCCGGCATGCACTTCGGATTCTTCTATCTGGCCGAATACCTGAACCTGTTCATCACGGCCGGTATCGCCACCACCCTCTTCCTGGGCGGTTGGATGCCGTTGCACATTGCCGGACTCGACGGCCTGAACCTGGTGATGGACTACATCCCCGGCTTTGTCTGGTTCATGGGCAAGACCTTCCTCATCGTCTTCTTGCTGATGTGGATTCGCTGGACTTTCCCACGCCTGCGTATTGACCAGGTGCTGACACTGGAATGGAAATACCTGATGCCGCTTTCACTGGTGGTTTTGTTACTGATGACCGTATGCAAAGTATGCGGCCTGACATTTTGATTAAAAATTTTTGGATATGAATGAATTGAAAGAATATTTAAAAGGATATGTCGGTGGAGTAAAGAGCCTGCTGGTAGGTATGCGTACCTCCATGAAAGTGTTCTGCCAGAAGAAAGTGACCGAACAGTATCCGGAGAACCGCCACACGACTCTCCATATTCCGGAACGTCACAGAGCCATGCTCGAAATGCCGGTCGATGAGAACGGAAACAACCGTTGCATTGCCTGCGGCCTGTGCCAGATGAACTGTCCGAACGGAACCATCCGCCTGACTACGGAAATGCGGGAGACTGAAGACGGCAAAAAGAAAAAAGTACTGGTGAAATATGAGTATAACCTGGGTTCGTGCATGTTCTGCATGCTGTGCGTCAATGCCTGCCCTCACGATGCCATCCGGTTCACGAACGACTTCGAGAATGCGGTGTTCCAGAAAGAAAAACTCGTAATGACACTGAACAAGAAATAAATAAAACGAAACGGATATGAATATATCACTTCAAGAAATCGTATTTTATATCGTAGGTGCCTGTATCATCGTCAGCTCCATTCTGGCTGTCACTACAGGAAGACTGCTGCGTGCAGCCACTTACCTGCTGTTCGTGCTCTTCGGCACAGGCGCCATCTACGGAATCCTGGGCTACACCTTCCTGAGCGCAGTCCAGCTGATGGTGTATGCCGGAGGTATCGTGGTATTGTATGTGTTCTCTATCTTGCTGACCCAGTCGGACAAGAATATGAAATACAAGCAAAACCGGGCCAAGCTTATCAGCGTACTGATTACCACCGTAGTGGGAGCTGCACTGGTGCTCTTCCTAGTGATGACCAACGGATTTGCCCTGAACCTGATTCCACAGGGAGTGGAACTTCCGGTCGACCAGATTGGACACGCGTTGATTGGTACCGACAAGTACCAGTTCGTCCTGCCGTTTGAGGCCGTCAGCGTATTGTTATTAGCTTGTATGATTGGTGCGATATTGATTGCACGCAAAGAAAAATAATACAGTAAGATTATGGAAATAGAAATTCATGTAGTTCACTACCTTGTCATCAGCACCGTCATGCTTTTCTGCGGCATCTATGGTTTCTTCACCCGCAAGAACCTGCTGGCACTGCTGATTTCAGTAGAATTGATGCTCAATGCCACCAACATCAATTTCGCGGTATTCAACCGTTATCTTTTCCCCGGACAACTGGAGGGGCATTTTTTCAGCCTGTTCGGAATAGCCATCGCCGCAGCCGAAACCGCCGTGGCCATTGCCATCATTATTAATGTGTATCGCAACCTGAAACAGGTGCTTACCGATGATATAACCGATTTGAAAGGATAACTTTCTTATACATTATTAA includes:
- a CDS encoding BamA/TamA family outer membrane protein, with the protein product MKMKIKINSRFLTGLLLLVMMAACSTTKHLPEDELLYIGTPSPQIVGYNPEDEGEATLEEVQGALNVAPNNSFFGSPNLRIPFPLGLWVYNRFERYEKGIGKWIFKKLAADPIYVSTVNPETRTKIASNLLRENGFFQGNVTVKVDTAKNPKKAKLLYTIYTGQRYKLDSISYVGFSGKADTLIQKFYEERLLKKEDDFSVNKLNEERNRLVELFRNNGYYYYRSDFISFLADTLIRPGYVNLKIVQKQNIPEEGLQTYYIGNTKINLIGHNGELPEDSLNFHNFTIRYAGKRPGIRYGVLRRRFLYRSGETYSQIRQDYTQQALSRLGVFKFNDFKYTPRRGTDTLDIDVNAMFDLPYDSELELNVTTKSTKQTGPGAKFNLSKKNFKRMGASLNLELSGSYEWQTSSTVDGESSVMNSYELGAALSLNFPRLILPWIRNRVDPFRFPSETNFKIYAEQLNRARYFKMLSFGGTVSYSFQPKRSIKHTVTPLHLAFNTLQNRTARFDSIANANPMLFHSLDDQFIPSLTYTVTYDNSYRKKKSQVWWENSLTSAGNVTSMIYAAFGQKFSTKEKKLLGTPFAQFLKYSSEVRFLHHISEKQQVAARLMGGVIWAYGNKTIAPYSEQFYVGGANSIRAFTVRSIGPGRFHPTNTASYSYVDETGDIKLEANLEYRFRILSNFMGGNLNGATFLDAGNVWLMRKDEARPEAEFSLNNFFDSIALGTGVGLRYDLSFLILRLDFGIALHVPYDTGKSGYYNIPRFKDGMGIHFAIGYPF
- a CDS encoding NADH-quinone oxidoreductase subunit A, producing MFFTFIIVVILTAVVLVAAAMAIAKLLAPRSFNPQKGEPYECGIPTRGQSWVQFRAGYYLFAILFLMFDIETVFLFPWAVVASQVGIYALVSVGFFLVVLILGLAYAWRKGALEWK
- a CDS encoding NADH-quinone oxidoreductase subunit B, whose translation is MEVKKATSIRSMKYEDFKNNDYLEEMVRRLNMDGAGIILGTVDELINWGRSNSLWSLTFGTSCCAIEFMALGAARYDMARFGFEVTRNSPRQADMIMVLGTITYKMAPVLKRLYDQMAEPKYVVAVGGCTISGGPFIKSYHVVNGIDKIIPVDVYIPGCPPRPEAFFYGMMQLQRKIKVERFLGGVNRKEKEESTK
- a CDS encoding NADH-quinone oxidoreductase subunit C codes for the protein MEIEKIKRITPEAEISQAGETVVKIPADKLHATAKALHDDKEEPMDFLRDIVGMDWGEEGLGALYLLESTRTGARIILKSVAADREKAFLPTVSDLWKTALIKEREVYDFFGIVFLNHPDMRRIFLREDWKGYPMRKDYDMNSNPLQMDNEENADLTDEYFLHPDGTLEGRKNVVFGEDDFVVNIGPQHPSTHGVLRMRTSLDGENIRKIDPILGYIHRGIEKMNESLTYPQTLALTDRLDYLSAHQNRHALCMCIEKAAGIEIPERALYIRTIMDELQRIDSHLLFYSCLVMDMGGLTPFFYGFREREMILDIFEETTGGRLIQNYNMIGGVQADIHPTFQQKVKEFIKHLHSVIQDYHDIFTSNVIADTRLKGVGILSKEDAISLGCTGGTGRASGWANDVRKHHPYALYDKVDFKEITYTEGDSFARYMVRMDEIMESCHIIEQLIDNIPEGEFRAKTKPIIKLPEGVFTSSVETSRGEFDVVLESHGDKVPYRLHYRSTGLPLVHAMDTICRGTKIADLIAIGGTLDFVIPDIDR
- the nuoH gene encoding NADH-quinone oxidoreductase subunit NuoH, translated to MFLDYYNFSPLLMQIHAFLCSLMPEWLALTLEGLVVGVFILVMYAVLAIILIYMERKVCAAFQCRIGPNRVGGKGGLLQVPADVLKILTKEIISLKNSDHFLYNLAPFLVILASILTFSCLPWNKGGEILHMNIGIFFVLAASSIGVLGILLAGWSSNSKYTLIGAVRSGAMIISYELSIGLSVLTMVVMSGAMDIQTIVEGQANGWNIFKGHIPAIMAFIIYLIAGNAEANRGPFDLAEAEQELTAGYHTEYSGMHFGFFYLAEYLNLFITAGIATTLFLGGWMPLHIAGLDGLNLVMDYIPGFVWFMGKTFLIVFLLMWIRWTFPRLRIDQVLTLEWKYLMPLSLVVLLLMTVCKVCGLTF
- a CDS encoding NADH-quinone oxidoreductase subunit I, whose protein sequence is MNELKEYLKGYVGGVKSLLVGMRTSMKVFCQKKVTEQYPENRHTTLHIPERHRAMLEMPVDENGNNRCIACGLCQMNCPNGTIRLTTEMRETEDGKKKKVLVKYEYNLGSCMFCMLCVNACPHDAIRFTNDFENAVFQKEKLVMTLNKK
- a CDS encoding NADH-quinone oxidoreductase subunit J, translating into MNISLQEIVFYIVGACIIVSSILAVTTGRLLRAATYLLFVLFGTGAIYGILGYTFLSAVQLMVYAGGIVVLYVFSILLTQSDKNMKYKQNRAKLISVLITTVVGAALVLFLVMTNGFALNLIPQGVELPVDQIGHALIGTDKYQFVLPFEAVSVLLLACMIGAILIARKEK
- the nuoK gene encoding NADH-quinone oxidoreductase subunit NuoK; translation: MEIEIHVVHYLVISTVMLFCGIYGFFTRKNLLALLISVELMLNATNINFAVFNRYLFPGQLEGHFFSLFGIAIAAAETAVAIAIIINVYRNLKQVLTDDITDLKG